The following are encoded together in the Mammaliicoccus vitulinus genome:
- a CDS encoding ribosomal L7Ae/L30e/S12e/Gadd45 family protein has translation MSIEKKDQILNLLGLATRARKIKTGEEIVISEMRRGNVKLVILSEDAAANVTKTIKNKCATYHVTLLTFATRFELGYAIGKESRVVLGITDIGFSKKLKTMIHDFHEE, from the coding sequence ATGAGTATAGAAAAGAAAGACCAAATTTTGAACCTTCTCGGTCTAGCGACAAGGGCTAGAAAGATTAAAACAGGGGAAGAAATTGTAATAAGTGAAATGAGAAGAGGCAACGTGAAACTTGTCATACTATCAGAAGATGCTGCAGCAAATGTTACAAAAACAATAAAAAATAAATGTGCAACTTATCATGTAACACTTTTAACTTTTGCTACACGCTTTGAATTAGGCTACGCAATTGGAAAAGAAAGCAGAGTGGTGTTGGGCATAACTGACATTGGGTTTAGTAAGAAACTAAAAACAATGATTCATGATTTTCATGAGGAGTGA
- the rnpM gene encoding RNase P modulator RnpM, whose amino-acid sequence MKKKKIPMRKCILSNEMKPKNDMIRVVKNKEGEIKADATGKAPGRGAYVSKDLDVVETAQQQGKLERYFASDKDTLEPVYKEIIRLIYRERIPK is encoded by the coding sequence GTGAAAAAGAAAAAGATACCAATGCGTAAATGTATACTTTCAAATGAAATGAAACCAAAAAATGATATGATTCGAGTCGTTAAAAATAAAGAAGGCGAAATTAAAGCTGACGCAACTGGTAAAGCACCAGGACGTGGCGCTTATGTTTCTAAAGATTTAGATGTTGTTGAAACTGCTCAACAACAAGGAAAATTAGAACGTTATTTCGCTAGTGATAAAGATACACTTGAACCAGTATATAAAGAAATTATTCGTTTAATATATCGTGAGCGTATACCTAAATGA